The Aspergillus fumigatus Af293 chromosome 5, whole genome shotgun sequence nucleotide sequence AAATTGAAGGAGGAGCGTCTCAAGCGAAATATTCCGCTGACTCTGGATCGGAAACGTGTCTGGGACGAGGCCGATAGTGACGTTGAAGATGCCCTCGGCCTCAGCGTTGACGTCGAGCGCATCAAgcgacagaagaaagaagaggaggacgaacTCAACAGGCCTTTGGACGATAAAGACTCGGGTTCGGACGAATctgaagatgatgtcgacaGCATGCTAGCCAccagcgacgaggaagaggacggaGATGAGAAGGCTAAGAAGGATGATAACCGGGGTCGCAAAAAGTCCTCCCTTCCATCTGCTACAGAACGAGCAACCTCTCCGAGCCAGTCGACTCGGAGTACGAACCTCAACCTAGCGCCAGAGGCACTCGCTGCCAAATTTCCTACGTTGTTCCCTTCAGAGCCTCATCCGACACCCAAGATCCTCATCACCACCTCGCTCAACTCTACCCTCCATAACGAGGCCAGATCCCTTACCGATCTGTTTCCTAACAGCGTTTATATCCGTCGTACGGCCCATCGCTATTCCCACAAGTTCTCCATCCGCGAGATTGCTGCCTTCGCGTCGAATCGGAACTATACCAGCGTCGTGGTTCTCCAGGAGGATCAGAAACGACCTTCCGGTCTGACGATCGTCCACCTACCTCAGGGTCCCACCTTCCATTTTACTATTAGCAGATGGATAGAAGGCAAGAAGCTTCCGGGACATGGAAATGCCACCGAGCACCGGCCGGAACTAATCCTCAACAACTTCCGGACTCCTCTTGGTCTACTTACGGCCCATCTCTTCCGGAGCATGTTCCCACCACAACCGGACCTAGAAGGACGTCAAGTTGTCACAATTCACAACCAAAGAGACTACCTATTTCTCCGGCGTCATCGTTATGTGTTCCGTGAGAAGCGCGAGACTGAAAAGAGTGTCGTTGGTACAGACGGCAAAGAGATCAAGGGTGTGGAAGGCATTCGCGCCGGCCTTCAAGAGCTTGGTCCCGCAATAAACTTCAAGCTGCGGCGAGTTGACAAAGGAATTCAGCGTGCTAGCGGACAGGAGTGGGAGTGGAAAGGAGGCATGGAAAAACAGCGTACTAAGTTCCAGCTGTAGCATGCTCTCATCCCCTTTTATACCTTTTG carries:
- a CDS encoding rRNA-binding ribosome biosynthesis protein RPF1 — encoded protein: MGSKKSQSKPPPSAALDYKPANKLRRQMLHVKRKRAKDSERRAERFGRKKEEAKNPKLKEERLKRNIPLTLDRKRVWDEADSDVEDALGLSVDVERIKRQKKEEEDELNRPLDDKDSGSDESEDDVDSMLATSDEEEDGDEKAKKDDNRGRKKSSLPSATERATSPSQSTRSTNLNLAPEALAAKFPTLFPSEPHPTPKILITTSLNSTLHNEARSLTDLFPNSVYIRRTAHRYSHKFSIREIAAFASNRNYTSVVVLQEDQKRPSGLTIVHLPQGPTFHFTISRWIEGKKLPGHGNATEHRPELILNNFRTPLGLLTAHLFRSMFPPQPDLEGRQVVTIHNQRDYLFLRRHRYVFREKRETEKSVVGTDGKEIKGVEGIRAGLQELGPAINFKLRRVDKGIQRASGQEWEWKGGMEKQRTKFQL